The following coding sequences are from one Kushneria phosphatilytica window:
- the xylB gene encoding xylulokinase gives MYIGVDCGTQSTKVVVFDPEQRVIIGEASSPHELISAASGRREQQPAWWVEAFEQAFHQAIESAGVDAHHVRAIGVSGQQHGMVALDERGEPVYPGKLWNDTEATRENDELIEALGGEQGCLDRLGVIPQAGYTAPKVAWLRKHQRDAYDRIATLLLPHDYLNFYLTGERTAEYGDASGTAYFDTRKREWAPDVLARVAPELDARQVLPRLVEPDQPAGWVRREVAERLGLGDNVVVSSGGGDNMMGAIGTGNITPGAVTMSLGTSGTIYGCSTQPTVSRNGLVANFCGSHGGWLPLICTMNVTSATNQIRELIGHDVKAFNAAVERAPIGAEGVRVLPFFNGERVPMLPQATGSFLNLSSHNFSADNLCRAVMEGATFGLRYGLDLLAEFDIRPKQLRLVGGGANSQVWRQMVADVMNVELVCPVVGEAAALGAALQAQWCDRRQQGETVELHELCERAVDIDESTLTIPSEESAGCYREVYRDYLRTLRERYPQGMAV, from the coding sequence ATGTATATCGGTGTGGACTGTGGTACCCAGAGTACCAAGGTGGTGGTCTTTGATCCCGAGCAGCGCGTTATCATCGGCGAAGCTTCGAGTCCTCATGAATTGATCAGTGCCGCCAGCGGTCGTCGTGAGCAGCAACCCGCGTGGTGGGTTGAAGCCTTCGAACAGGCCTTTCATCAGGCCATCGAAAGCGCCGGTGTCGATGCCCACCATGTGCGGGCGATCGGTGTCTCCGGTCAGCAGCATGGCATGGTAGCACTGGATGAACGGGGTGAACCGGTTTATCCCGGCAAGCTCTGGAATGACACTGAAGCCACGCGTGAGAACGATGAGCTGATCGAAGCGCTGGGCGGTGAGCAGGGCTGCCTCGATCGTCTGGGGGTCATCCCCCAGGCGGGCTATACCGCACCCAAGGTGGCATGGCTGAGGAAACACCAGCGTGACGCTTATGATCGTATTGCGACGCTTCTGCTACCGCACGACTATCTCAACTTTTATCTGACCGGCGAACGGACCGCCGAATATGGCGATGCCTCGGGGACGGCATATTTCGATACCCGCAAGCGTGAGTGGGCCCCGGATGTGCTGGCCAGGGTGGCTCCCGAGCTGGATGCCCGCCAGGTGCTGCCGCGGCTGGTCGAGCCCGATCAGCCGGCCGGTTGGGTGCGTCGTGAGGTGGCCGAACGGCTGGGGCTCGGCGACAATGTCGTGGTCTCCTCGGGGGGAGGGGACAACATGATGGGGGCGATCGGTACCGGCAATATCACACCCGGGGCCGTCACCATGAGCCTGGGGACTTCGGGTACCATCTATGGCTGCTCGACCCAGCCGACGGTGTCGCGTAACGGTCTGGTTGCCAATTTCTGTGGTAGTCACGGCGGTTGGTTACCGCTGATCTGCACCATGAACGTGACCTCGGCGACCAATCAGATCCGTGAACTGATCGGCCATGATGTGAAAGCCTTCAACGCTGCGGTTGAACGTGCGCCAATCGGCGCCGAAGGCGTGCGCGTGCTGCCATTTTTCAATGGTGAGCGGGTACCGATGCTGCCGCAGGCAACCGGCAGCTTCCTGAATCTGTCGAGCCACAACTTCTCCGCGGATAATCTGTGCCGTGCGGTAATGGAAGGCGCTACTTTCGGGTTGCGTTACGGGCTTGATCTGCTGGCCGAGTTCGATATCCGTCCCAAACAGCTACGCCTGGTGGGAGGTGGTGCGAACAGTCAGGTCTGGCGTCAGATGGTCGCGGATGTGATGAATGTCGAGCTGGTCTGCCCGGTGGTCGGTGAGGCAGCAGCACTGGGCGCGGCGTTACAGGCCCAGTGGTGTGATCGACGTCAGCAGGGAGAGACGGTTGAGTTGCACGAACTTTGCGAGCGGGCGGTTGATATTGACGAATCTACCCTCACAATACCGAGTGAGGAGAGCGCAGGCTGTTACCGCGAAGTTTATCGTGACTATCTCAGAACGCTCCGGGAGCGCTATCCTCAGGGTATGGCCGTGTAG
- the tal gene encoding transaldolase has translation MATQLESLKALSKVVADTGDLEAIKKYQPYDSTTNPSLLLKAFDLEGYQELIDKTLAEVKKETEGQSREARLEHAVDRLSVVVGTEITKLVPGRVSTEVASKLSFDQQASIDKARKLVELYEKADVSRDRILIKLASTWEGIRAAEILQKEGINCNLTLLFSDAQARACFEAGVFLISPFVGRVTDWYKQRDGVEHYAPDDDPGVKFVRGVADYSNRYGYETVVMGASFRNTDQIKALAGLNRLTISPNLLEELANSEGEVERKLTDNATSGGGSEQRGEKMTEAQFRWEHNQDAMANDKLAEGIRKFAEDQEKLEGLIEKRM, from the coding sequence ATGGCAACGCAGCTCGAATCCCTGAAGGCACTCTCCAAGGTCGTGGCGGATACCGGCGATCTGGAAGCGATCAAGAAATATCAGCCTTATGATTCCACTACCAATCCATCGCTGCTGCTCAAGGCGTTTGATCTCGAGGGTTATCAGGAGCTGATCGACAAGACACTGGCCGAGGTCAAAAAGGAGACTGAAGGGCAGAGTCGTGAAGCTCGGCTCGAGCATGCTGTCGACCGACTGTCAGTCGTGGTGGGTACCGAAATTACCAAGCTGGTCCCCGGGCGTGTTTCGACCGAGGTGGCCTCGAAGCTCTCCTTTGATCAGCAGGCCAGCATCGACAAGGCGCGCAAGCTGGTCGAGCTTTATGAAAAGGCGGATGTCAGCCGCGATCGCATTCTGATCAAGCTGGCTTCGACCTGGGAAGGTATCCGGGCCGCCGAGATTCTTCAAAAGGAAGGCATCAACTGTAACCTGACGCTGCTGTTCAGTGACGCACAGGCACGTGCCTGCTTCGAAGCCGGCGTATTCCTGATTTCGCCGTTCGTGGGACGTGTTACCGACTGGTACAAGCAGCGTGATGGCGTTGAGCACTATGCACCGGATGATGATCCGGGCGTGAAGTTCGTGCGCGGCGTGGCGGACTATTCCAATCGTTACGGTTATGAAACCGTGGTGATGGGCGCCAGCTTCCGTAATACCGATCAGATCAAGGCGCTGGCCGGTCTCAACCGTCTGACCATTTCGCCGAACCTGCTCGAAGAGCTGGCCAACAGCGAAGGTGAAGTGGAGCGCAAGCTGACCGATAACGCCACGTCTGGTGGCGGTAGCGAACAGCGTGGTGAGAAAATGACCGAAGCGCAGTTCCGCTGGGAGCATAACCAGGATGCGATGGCCAACGACAAGCTGGCCGAAGGCATTCGCAAGTTCGCTGAAGACCAGGAGAAGCTTGAAGGTCTTATCGAAAAGCGGATGTAA
- a CDS encoding nucleoside/nucleotide kinase family protein translates to MKEPENATANDALIDEAVVRAARAMLEKGHRRLLGIVGAPGSGKSTLAEGLVARLGEQACNVPMDGFHLSNRQLARLGRSERKGAPDTFDTGGYRALLERLRQSNASGGTVFAPDFFRDIEEPIAASIAVADEVPLVITEGNYLLLEEGAWPQVRALLDEVWFLDVETGLREQWLVERHMRFGRSESQAREWVASTDRPNAERVEAVAHRADRRLCWHETGIAFADR, encoded by the coding sequence ATGAAGGAACCGGAAAACGCCACGGCCAACGATGCACTGATCGACGAAGCAGTTGTCAGGGCGGCCAGGGCCATGCTGGAGAAGGGGCATCGTCGTCTGCTGGGCATCGTCGGTGCGCCGGGGTCGGGCAAGTCAACCCTGGCTGAAGGTTTGGTGGCCCGGTTGGGTGAGCAGGCATGCAATGTGCCAATGGATGGCTTCCATCTCTCCAACCGGCAACTGGCCCGTCTGGGGCGTAGCGAGCGCAAGGGCGCACCGGACACCTTCGATACCGGCGGCTATCGGGCGCTGCTTGAACGGCTGCGCCAGTCGAATGCATCAGGCGGCACGGTCTTTGCTCCCGACTTCTTTCGAGACATCGAGGAGCCCATTGCCGCCAGTATCGCGGTAGCGGACGAAGTGCCGCTGGTGATCACCGAAGGGAATTACCTGCTGCTGGAAGAGGGGGCATGGCCGCAGGTGCGTGCTCTGCTTGATGAGGTCTGGTTTCTGGACGTAGAGACCGGATTGCGCGAGCAGTGGCTGGTAGAGCGGCATATGCGGTTCGGTCGCAGTGAGTCCCAGGCTCGGGAGTGGGTTGCGTCGACTGACCGCCCCAATGCCGAGCGCGTCGAGGCCGTGGCGCATCGGGCCGATCGACGGTTGTGCTGGCATGAAACAGGGATCGCTTTTGCTGATCGGTAG
- a CDS encoding aminotransferase class V-fold PLP-dependent enzyme — translation MLTLQTFRASLERADIVEYLRAGLIGDEIGIDTPFGRRRLLYADYVASGRALRQVEQFISEQVLPFYANSHTEASFCGQAMTRLRQEAREIIREQVNGAGCHVVFNGAGATAGINRLIGLLDIADRVRCGQRITVLIGPYEHHSNLLPWRESGAELIEIPEATGGGPDLGILDRTLTAKIDSDLLIGSFSAASNVTGTLTDVDTVTRCLKRHGALAIWDYAGGAPYLPMDMAPTRESEKDAIVFSPHKFIGGPGASGVLVFRDSVVHTSAPTLPGGGTVRFVSPWQHHYSERVEAREEGGTPNVIGDIRAALVLLVKDAIGTDVILERDTELRHRALAYWSGIVNLHLLGNLDAPALPIFSFQVVDHDGLPIHHQLFTRMLSDVHGIQARGGCACAGPYAHRLMEIDDVASSALMTRLENGDELAKPGWVRLNLSYLHSDDQVERILAGVAELSRHANEWAQHYEVEPSTARFHASVDCTQQTAPEHAIRPRSQ, via the coding sequence ATGCTCACGCTACAGACTTTTCGGGCATCACTTGAACGTGCTGATATCGTCGAGTATCTGCGGGCCGGGCTGATCGGTGATGAAATCGGGATCGATACGCCATTCGGTCGCCGCCGGCTGCTTTACGCCGACTACGTTGCCTCCGGCCGCGCGCTGCGACAGGTCGAACAGTTCATCAGCGAGCAGGTGCTCCCCTTCTACGCCAATTCGCATACCGAGGCCTCCTTCTGCGGTCAGGCGATGACCCGGCTGCGCCAGGAAGCGCGTGAAATCATCCGCGAACAGGTCAACGGTGCAGGCTGCCATGTCGTCTTCAACGGTGCCGGCGCAACCGCTGGCATCAACCGGCTGATCGGTCTGCTCGATATTGCTGATCGCGTTCGTTGCGGTCAGCGGATCACGGTCCTGATCGGCCCATACGAACATCACTCCAATCTGTTGCCATGGCGTGAGAGCGGCGCTGAACTGATCGAGATTCCCGAGGCAACAGGCGGTGGACCGGACCTTGGGATACTGGACAGGACGCTCACCGCCAAAATCGATAGCGATCTGCTCATCGGCAGCTTCTCGGCCGCCTCCAATGTCACCGGTACGCTGACGGACGTCGATACCGTCACCCGCTGCCTGAAGCGTCATGGTGCGCTGGCGATCTGGGATTATGCCGGTGGCGCCCCCTATCTACCGATGGATATGGCGCCAACCAGGGAGAGCGAGAAGGACGCCATCGTCTTTTCACCGCACAAGTTTATCGGCGGTCCGGGGGCGTCGGGGGTACTGGTCTTCCGCGACAGCGTCGTCCATACCAGCGCACCCACACTGCCCGGCGGCGGCACGGTCAGGTTTGTCTCGCCATGGCAGCATCACTACAGCGAGCGCGTCGAGGCCCGCGAAGAAGGCGGCACACCCAACGTCATCGGCGATATCCGCGCCGCACTGGTGCTGCTGGTCAAGGACGCCATCGGCACCGATGTCATTCTCGAGCGCGACACCGAACTGCGACATCGGGCGCTGGCGTACTGGTCCGGGATTGTGAACCTGCACCTGCTGGGCAATCTCGATGCACCGGCACTGCCGATCTTCTCGTTTCAGGTCGTCGACCATGACGGCCTGCCGATTCATCATCAGCTGTTCACCCGCATGCTATCGGACGTCCACGGTATTCAGGCCCGCGGCGGCTGTGCCTGTGCCGGGCCCTATGCCCACCGGTTGATGGAGATCGATGACGTGGCATCCAGTGCACTCATGACACGACTCGAGAACGGCGATGAGCTGGCCAAACCCGGGTGGGTGCGACTCAATCTGAGCTATCTGCACAGTGATGATCAGGTCGAGCGAATTCTCGCCGGCGTCGCCGAGCTCTCACGTCATGCCAACGAATGGGCGCAACACTATGAAGTCGAGCCGAGTACCGCCCGCTTTCACGCCAGCGTTGACTGTACGCAACAGACAGCCCCCGAGCATGCAATCCGGCCACGCTCTCAATGA
- a CDS encoding Lrp/AsnC family transcriptional regulator has product MTSVKLDQYNLAILRTLQQHPALAQREVAERIHLSQNACWRRMKQLEAAGVIRGTRVVLGREALGIDLVVFTMIRTRNHSADWLAAFRTHILDIPEVSDFYRISGDYDYLLKIVTRDIASFDRVYQRLIDGFEIDTVTSCFVMEVLAEDRPLAL; this is encoded by the coding sequence ATGACAAGCGTCAAGCTGGATCAATATAACCTTGCCATCCTGCGTACGCTGCAGCAGCATCCGGCGCTTGCCCAGCGCGAGGTTGCCGAGCGTATTCACCTCTCCCAGAATGCCTGCTGGCGTCGCATGAAACAGCTTGAGGCGGCTGGGGTGATCCGTGGCACGCGAGTGGTACTGGGGCGTGAGGCGCTGGGTATCGACCTGGTTGTGTTCACCATGATCCGTACCCGCAACCACTCTGCCGATTGGCTCGCCGCCTTTCGCACACACATTCTCGACATTCCGGAAGTCAGCGACTTTTATCGCATCAGCGGCGACTACGATTACCTGCTCAAGATCGTCACCCGAGATATTGCCAGCTTCGATCGGGTCTACCAGCGTCTGATCGACGGTTTCGAGATCGATACCGTGACCTCCTGTTTCGTCATGGAGGTGCTGGCCGAGGATCGCCCGCTGGCGTTGTGA
- a CDS encoding sugar porter family MFS transporter, translating into MNQSSASAVQRGPGGRTLVILVSIIAALGGLLFGYDTGIIGVALLGLSKQFALDDTLKQVVTSAIICGALVGCLCTGPLSDRLGRRWSIVLVGLVFSAGSILSALAPSVGVLIAARFMLGLSAGSATQIIPVYIAEVTPPAHRGKLVVMFQFMVVFGILVAYLVGYGLGEQWRWMFGLGVIPAVILMLGMLLLPESPRWLISHGREEQAQGILERVRQSRDEARQEISEIKEVAARPEGTWRDLFSDWIRPALIAGFGIAMFSQITGNNAIIYYAPTILSNAGFDESASVLAAIGGAVMINLATVFGIFMVDRIGRKRFLLWMVPGSAVALVIMGALFLGGAPESGVGQWVLVACLAIYMALNCSFGVCLWLINAEVYPLFVRGKGASVGAFSHWIFNLLVSLTTLSLINALGTSGAFWLYALITVLALVFIVRYIPETKGRTLEQIEADLKAGTFYPKDRHNKQASALGTTR; encoded by the coding sequence ATGAACCAGTCCTCTGCTTCGGCAGTACAACGTGGGCCCGGCGGCAGAACCCTGGTGATCCTGGTGTCCATCATTGCGGCACTGGGTGGCCTGCTGTTCGGGTATGATACCGGCATCATTGGTGTGGCCCTGCTGGGGCTGTCGAAACAGTTCGCCCTTGACGATACCCTCAAGCAGGTGGTCACCAGTGCAATCATTTGCGGGGCGTTGGTAGGGTGTCTGTGCACCGGACCCTTATCGGATCGGCTGGGGCGTCGCTGGTCCATCGTACTGGTCGGACTGGTCTTCAGCGCCGGTTCGATTCTCTCGGCACTGGCGCCGAGTGTCGGCGTGCTGATTGCGGCTCGCTTCATGCTCGGGCTTTCGGCCGGTAGCGCGACCCAGATCATCCCGGTCTATATCGCCGAGGTGACGCCACCGGCTCACCGGGGCAAGCTGGTGGTGATGTTCCAGTTCATGGTGGTCTTCGGCATTCTGGTGGCCTATCTGGTGGGTTACGGCCTGGGCGAACAGTGGCGCTGGATGTTCGGACTGGGTGTGATTCCGGCGGTCATCCTGATGCTGGGGATGCTGTTGTTGCCTGAAAGTCCCCGCTGGCTGATCAGTCATGGTCGGGAAGAGCAGGCGCAGGGCATTCTCGAACGCGTGCGTCAGAGTCGTGACGAGGCGCGCCAGGAAATCAGTGAAATCAAGGAGGTCGCCGCGCGACCCGAAGGTACCTGGCGGGATCTGTTCAGTGACTGGATCCGGCCGGCACTGATTGCCGGGTTCGGTATTGCCATGTTCTCTCAGATCACCGGCAATAACGCCATCATCTACTATGCGCCCACTATCCTCAGTAACGCCGGCTTTGATGAAAGCGCCTCCGTGCTGGCGGCGATCGGTGGCGCTGTCATGATCAATCTGGCCACGGTATTCGGCATCTTCATGGTCGACCGTATCGGACGCAAGCGCTTCCTGCTTTGGATGGTGCCCGGCTCCGCCGTGGCGCTGGTGATCATGGGGGCCCTTTTCCTGGGGGGAGCACCCGAATCGGGCGTCGGTCAGTGGGTACTGGTGGCTTGCCTGGCCATCTACATGGCGCTCAATTGCAGTTTCGGGGTCTGCCTGTGGCTGATCAACGCCGAGGTCTATCCGCTGTTCGTGCGTGGCAAGGGGGCCAGTGTCGGTGCCTTTAGCCACTGGATATTCAATCTGCTGGTCAGTCTGACCACGCTGTCGCTGATCAATGCGCTCGGGACTTCCGGGGCCTTCTGGCTCTATGCCCTGATTACCGTGCTGGCACTGGTGTTCATCGTGCGTTATATCCCCGAGACGAAAGGGCGGACCCTTGAGCAGATCGAAGCGGACCTCAAGGCTGGCACCTTTTATCCCAAGGATCGTCATAACAAGCAGGCGAGTGCCCTTGGCACCACGCGCTGA
- a CDS encoding NAD-dependent malic enzyme: MSQTSSRPLYIVHSGPTLLETPLLNKDSAFTLEERVAFNLVGLLPQNIETIEEQAERVYQQYRLQTTDLDRHIYLRSIQDSNETLFFRVLEEHLEEMLPIIYTPTVGEACQSFSQIYRSHRGLFISYPHRDHINDILHSATKDNVKVVVITDGERILGLGDQGIGGMGIPIGKLSLYTACGGISPAYTLPVVIDVGTNNPDLLDDPMYMGWRHERITGDEYYDFVDQCIQGIRRRWPNAIIQFEDFAQANAMPLLKRYRDEVCCFNDDIQGTAAVALGTLLAACKAKNEKLSEQTISFVGAGSAGCGIAEQIVEAMQEEGLSETEARRRIYMIDRYGLLTDDMTNLVDFQRQLVQRREDLSDWDTDEEGDLALIDVVRNAKPTILIGVSGQRGLFSEEVIKTMHQHCSAPLVMPLSNPTSRVEATPKDILEWTNGEALVSTGSPFQPVTVNERRIPIAQCNNAYIFPGVGLGAIAVNASRITDGMLTAAARALSDCSPVAIDGYGAVLPPLSDIQSVSRTIAFAVAKRAQEDGVALQSSDEDINQAIEANFWLPRYRHYRRASY, encoded by the coding sequence ATGTCGCAGACCTCGTCCCGCCCGCTTTATATCGTCCACTCCGGTCCCACGCTGCTCGAAACGCCGCTTCTCAACAAGGACAGCGCCTTTACGCTCGAGGAGCGGGTGGCCTTCAATCTGGTGGGACTGCTGCCGCAGAATATCGAAACCATCGAAGAGCAGGCCGAACGCGTCTATCAGCAGTACCGCCTGCAGACCACTGACCTGGATCGGCACATCTATCTGCGCTCGATCCAGGACAGCAACGAAACGCTCTTCTTCCGCGTGCTGGAAGAACATCTCGAGGAAATGCTGCCGATCATCTATACCCCCACGGTCGGTGAAGCGTGCCAGTCCTTTTCACAGATCTACCGCTCACATCGCGGACTGTTCATTTCCTACCCGCACCGCGATCACATCAACGATATTCTGCACAGCGCTACCAAGGACAACGTCAAGGTAGTCGTTATCACGGATGGCGAGCGTATCCTCGGCCTGGGCGATCAGGGCATCGGTGGCATGGGTATCCCCATCGGCAAGCTCTCGCTCTACACCGCCTGCGGGGGCATCAGCCCGGCCTATACGCTCCCGGTCGTGATCGACGTCGGCACCAACAACCCCGATCTGCTCGATGATCCGATGTACATGGGGTGGCGCCATGAGCGGATTACCGGAGATGAGTACTACGATTTTGTCGATCAGTGCATTCAGGGCATCCGTCGCCGCTGGCCGAATGCCATCATCCAGTTCGAGGATTTTGCCCAGGCCAACGCCATGCCTCTGCTGAAGCGCTACCGCGATGAAGTCTGCTGCTTCAACGATGACATTCAGGGCACCGCCGCAGTCGCACTGGGCACCCTGCTGGCTGCCTGCAAGGCCAAGAACGAGAAGCTCTCCGAGCAGACCATCAGCTTCGTCGGCGCCGGTTCCGCCGGCTGTGGTATCGCCGAACAGATTGTCGAGGCCATGCAGGAAGAAGGGCTGAGCGAAACCGAAGCACGCCGCCGCATTTACATGATTGACCGTTATGGCCTGCTCACTGACGACATGACCAATCTGGTCGATTTCCAGCGCCAGCTGGTGCAGCGTCGGGAAGATCTCTCCGATTGGGATACGGATGAAGAAGGCGATCTGGCCCTGATCGATGTGGTGCGCAATGCAAAACCCACTATCCTGATCGGCGTTTCCGGCCAGCGTGGACTGTTCAGCGAAGAAGTGATCAAGACCATGCACCAGCACTGCAGCGCCCCGCTGGTGATGCCGCTCTCCAACCCCACCTCACGGGTCGAAGCCACACCCAAGGACATCCTCGAGTGGACCAACGGTGAAGCACTGGTCTCCACCGGCAGCCCGTTCCAGCCGGTCACGGTCAACGAACGCCGCATCCCCATCGCCCAGTGCAACAATGCCTATATCTTCCCCGGTGTAGGCCTGGGCGCCATTGCCGTCAACGCCTCGCGTATCACTGACGGCATGCTGACGGCAGCCGCACGCGCCCTGTCAGACTGCTCCCCTGTAGCCATTGATGGCTATGGGGCGGTTCTGCCACCGCTGTCTGACATTCAGAGCGTCAGCCGAACCATCGCGTTTGCTGTCGCCAAACGGGCCCAGGAAGACGGGGTGGCCCTGCAGAGCAGCGATGAGGATATCAATCAGGCGATAGAAGCCAACTTCTGGCTGCCTCGCTATCGCCATTATCGTCGCGCTTCCTACTGA
- a CDS encoding CvfB family protein yields the protein MLQMGRFNTLKIVRQVSFGLYLDGDRFGDILLPRRDMPADNDCRIGTMLSVFIYLDSEDRPIATTRQPAIQVDEFASLKIIERTPVGLFLDWGLPKDLLLPHSEVRGHPEPGDHRLVHAYLDERTHRITATMRLNRHLDLVPPRYDKGQPVELLITGPTDLGFNAIVDNTHTGLLHHSEVHQPLRTGMRIQGYIRRVRDDGRIDLGLNPPREQIADALGEQIMARLESGGGTLAISDRSSPELIKQTFGVSKATFKKTIGGLYKRQLILIHPDRIELRR from the coding sequence ATGCTGCAGATGGGCCGCTTCAATACACTGAAGATTGTCAGACAGGTCTCCTTCGGGCTCTACCTCGATGGTGATCGCTTTGGCGACATTCTTCTCCCCCGCCGCGATATGCCGGCCGATAATGACTGCCGTATCGGCACCATGCTGAGCGTATTCATCTACCTGGACAGCGAGGATCGCCCGATCGCCACTACCCGGCAGCCGGCGATTCAGGTAGATGAGTTTGCATCACTCAAAATCATCGAGCGCACCCCGGTAGGTCTGTTTCTCGACTGGGGCCTGCCCAAGGATCTGCTGCTGCCGCATTCGGAAGTCCGTGGACATCCCGAACCGGGTGATCACAGACTGGTGCATGCCTATCTGGATGAGCGCACCCATCGTATTACCGCCACCATGCGCCTTAACCGGCATCTCGATCTGGTGCCACCTCGCTATGACAAGGGGCAGCCGGTTGAACTGCTGATCACCGGCCCTACCGATCTGGGCTTCAATGCCATTGTCGATAACACCCATACCGGGCTGTTGCACCACTCGGAAGTCCATCAGCCCCTGCGGACCGGCATGCGCATTCAGGGTTATATTCGCCGTGTGCGCGATGATGGTCGAATCGATCTCGGGCTTAACCCGCCACGCGAGCAGATCGCCGATGCCCTGGGCGAGCAGATCATGGCACGTCTTGAGAGCGGCGGCGGCACCCTGGCCATCAGCGATCGCAGCTCACCGGAGCTGATCAAGCAGACCTTCGGTGTCAGCAAGGCCACCTTCAAGAAAACCATTGGCGGTCTCTACAAGCGCCAACTGATCCTGATCCACCCGGACCGGATCGAGTTGCGCCGCTGA
- the crcB gene encoding fluoride efflux transporter CrcB, which translates to MWLSMVAIGAGAALGANLRWLLGLGLNSLFPAIPPGTLVANLLGAWLIGIAIALFAALPELSPQWRMFIVTGFLGALTTFSTFSAEMFSNLQAGRYGMALTGIGIHVAGSLIMTGLGMATLVAIRQIMGVAK; encoded by the coding sequence ATGTGGTTATCCATGGTTGCCATTGGTGCTGGCGCTGCACTCGGCGCCAATCTGCGCTGGTTGCTGGGCCTGGGGCTGAACTCGCTTTTTCCTGCCATTCCTCCGGGGACTCTGGTGGCCAATCTGCTGGGTGCCTGGTTGATCGGTATTGCCATCGCCCTGTTTGCGGCGCTGCCTGAACTTTCCCCTCAATGGCGCATGTTCATTGTGACCGGCTTTCTGGGCGCACTGACCACCTTCTCCACCTTTTCTGCCGAGATGTTTTCGAATCTGCAGGCCGGCCGTTACGGCATGGCGCTGACCGGAATCGGTATTCATGTGGCAGGGTCGCTGATCATGACCGGGCTGGGCATGGCCACCCTTGTCGCCATTCGTCAAATAATGGGAGTCGCGAAATGA
- a CDS encoding DUF190 domain-containing protein produces MSSRHQGFEVIFIAPQSRRHGHRTAIDAVVATAESMGITRVTRRDDALGSGFDGHVHSAHFFELADQPVELMYVLEGDRAEQLIDAVDQAGIEVFFLRRAVEYGQLGRADEG; encoded by the coding sequence ATGAGCAGCAGACATCAGGGATTCGAGGTCATTTTCATCGCGCCACAGTCACGTCGACATGGTCATCGCACGGCAATTGACGCCGTTGTGGCGACTGCCGAATCAATGGGGATCACTCGGGTGACACGCCGTGACGACGCCCTGGGCAGCGGTTTTGATGGCCATGTCCATTCGGCGCATTTCTTCGAATTGGCCGACCAGCCGGTGGAGCTGATGTACGTACTCGAAGGTGATCGCGCCGAGCAGCTGATCGATGCCGTGGACCAGGCCGGCATTGAGGTCTTCTTTCTGCGTCGGGCGGTCGAGTACGGTCAGTTGGGTCGTGCAGACGAAGGCTGA